A single Penaeus vannamei isolate JL-2024 chromosome 22, ASM4276789v1, whole genome shotgun sequence DNA region contains:
- the LOC113800015 gene encoding uncharacterized protein, with product MKLLITSLFIVIAGAAPDGYGSGGGVSGGGGFSSGGSGGFSGGGFSSGGSGGFSGGGGFSGGGGGSFGGGFSGSGGFSGGGGFSGGGGGSGGSGGYGGGGCNAGEVLHVDGSCVVPIISRNVFVYDAPEQQEESGPPPSIPPPRIDHNILFVRVPEKGAAPEPIIVPPPRQQSVVYVLNKDDGGGGQQVIEVTAPPPSNPEVYFVNYAEGDNPQLPIGVDLRTALQAAANGGGQVIGGGGGAGGFGGGSGGGFGGGSGGGFGGGSGGGFGGGSGGGFGGGSGGGFGGGSGGGFGGGSGGGFGGGSGGGFGGGSGGGLGGSYSPPAPSNAYSAP from the exons ATGAAGCTTCTG ATCACCTCACTTTTCATCGTTATTGCGGGGGCAGCACCCGACGGATacggtagtggaggaggagtctCTGGCGGTGGAGGATTCTccagtggtggaagtggaggcttCTCTGGAGGAGGATTCTccagtggtggaagtggaggcttctctggaggaggaggattttccGGAGGAGGCGGTGGATCTTTTGGAGGTGGATTTTCCGGTAGCGGAGGATTCTCTGGAGGTGGTGGATTTTCCGGTGGAGGAGGTGGCAGTGGAGGAtctggaggatatggaggaggaggatgcaatgCAGGAGAAGTTCTGCATGTTGACGGCTCCTGTGTCGTTCCTATAATCTCACGCAACGTATTTGTCTATGACGCTCCCGAACAGCAAGAAGAAAGCGGTCCACCGCCAAGTATTCCTCCACCAAGAATTGACCACAATATCCTATTTGTCCGCGTTCCTGAGAAGGGAGCAGCGCCCGAGCCAATCATCGTTCCTCCACCAAGGCAACAGAGCGTGGTGTACGTCCTGAACAaggacgatggaggaggaggacagcaagTGATCGAAGTGACAGCTCCTCCCCCGTCCAACCCTGAGGTTTACTTCGTCAACTATGCTGAAGGAGACAACCCTCAACTGCCCATTGGAGTTGATCTCCGGACTGCTCTCCAAGCGGCTGCCAACGGCGGAGGACAAGTCatcggcggaggtggaggagcaggcggatttggcggtggttctggaggaggatttggcggtggttctggaggaggatttggcggtggttctggaggAGGATTCGGCGGTGGTTCTGGAGGaggatttggcggtggttctggaggcggatttggcggtggttctggaggcggatttggcggtggttctggaggCGGTTTTGGCGGTGGTTCCGGcggcggatttggcggtggttcaGGCGGTGGTCTTGGTGGTAGCTACAGCCCTCCAGCTCCTTCGAACGCCTATTCTGCACCATAG
- the LOC138865689 gene encoding uncharacterized protein translates to MAIILLQVASIFIAFVGAAPDGYGSGGGGGFSSGASGGFSSGGSGGFSSGGSGGFSRGGGGGFSSGGGFSGGRGSGGGISGGGISGGGGFSGGGGSGGSGYGGGGCNAGEVLHVDGSCVVPIISRNVFVYDAPEQQEESGPPPSIPPPRIDHNILFVRVPEKGAAPEPIIVPPPRQQSVVYVLNKDDGGGGQQVIEVTAPPPSNPEVYFVNYAEGDNPQLPIGVDLRTALQAAANGGGQVIGGGGGAGGFGGGSGGGFGGGSGGGFGGGSGGGFGGGSGGGFGGGSGGGFGGGSGGGFGGGSGGGFGGGSGGGFGGGSGGGFGGGSAGGLGGSYSPPAPSNAYSAP, encoded by the coding sequence ATGGCTATAATACTTCTACAGGTCGCGTCAATTTTCATCGCATTTGTGGGGGCAGCACCCGACGGATacggtagtggaggtggaggaggattctCCAGTGGTGCAAGTGGAGGATTCTccagtggtggaagtggaggattctccagtggtggaagtggaggattctccagaggaggtggaggaggattttCTAGTGGTGGAGGATTCTCTGGCGggagaggtagtggtggtggtatctCCGGTGGTGGTATCTCCGGTGGTGGTGGATTCTCCGgcggtggaggtagtggtggatctggatatggaggaggaggatgcaatgCAGGAGAGGTTCTGCATGTTGACGGCTCCTGTGTCGTTCCCATAATATCACGCAACGTATTTGTCTATGACGCTCCCGAACAGCAAGAAGAAAGCGGTCCACCGCCAAGTATTCCTCCACCAAGAATCGACCACAACATCCTATTTGTCCGCGTTCCTGAGAAGGGAGCAGCGCCCGAGCCAATCATCGTTCCTCCACCAAGGCAACAGAGCGTGGTGTACGTCCTGAACAaggacgatggaggaggaggacagcaagTGATCGAAGTGACAGCTCCTCCCCCGTCCAACCCTGAGGTTTACTTCGTCAACTATGCTGAAGGAGACAACCCTCAACTGCCCATTGGAGTTGATCTCCGGACTGCTCTCCAAGCGGCTGCCAACGGCGGAGGACAAGTCatcggcggaggcggaggagcaggcggatttggcggtggttccggaggcggatttggcggtggttccggaggcggatttggcggtggttctggaggcggctttggcggtggttctggaggaggatttggcggtggttctggaggcggatttggcggtggttctggaggcggctttggcggtggttctggaggcggatttggcggtggttctggaggcggatttggcggtggttccggcggcggatttggcggtggttcaGCCGGCGGTCTTGGTGGTAGCTATAGCCCTCCAGCTCCTTCGAACGCCTATTCTGCACCATAG